The genome window ACGCTGGACCGCCTGGAACTGCCCCCGATGGTCCAGCGCAACCAAAGCCGCTTTGCCACCGCGTTCACCGTTTCCATCGAAGCCCGCGAAGGCGTCAGCACCGGCGTTTCAGCCGTGGACCGTGTCACCACCATCCGCGCCGCCATCTCTCCATCGGCCCAAAGCGAAGACATCGTCAGCCCCGGCCACGTGTTTCCGCTGCGCGCGCAAGCGGGCGGCGTGCTGACCCGCCGCGGCCACACTGAAGGCTCGGTCGACCTGGCCACGCTGGCCGGCCTGCGCCCAGCCGGTGTGCTGTGTGAACTGATGAACGCCGACGGCACCATGATGCGCGGCGCCTCGCTTGAGCGCTATGCCGCCGAACACGGCCTGGTGGCACTGACCATCGCCGAACTGGCCGACCATCTGCAAAAGCTGAAAGATGGCCAAGCAGAAGAGATCGACGACGAAGTTCTGGAAATGGCGGCAACGGTCTGAAGACCGGATCAGGGTTGCGTCCATGCGCAACCCTGCCTGCCAGCCAGGTTGGGCGTCGATGCGTTCAACATGTTGTTCCTTGAAAGGCTGAGTTGCATCCCGAAGCCGTCGCGCGCAAATTGGCGATGGCATAATCCGCGGGTGCAGAGATGAACAGAACGATCTGTCTGCAAATTTTATGAGCGAATGCTCAGATTTGATACTCGCCTTTGAACACATCCATGACAGCCATCCCCCAGCCCCGGAAATCGCCGCGCCAGCTTAGATCCCAGCAGACCGTAGACACCATTCTGCAAGCCACGGCTAGCATTCTGGCCACGCACGGCTACGCGGGCACCAACACCAATCTGATCGCGGAAACCGCAGGCGTCAGCGTGGGCTCGCTGTATCAGTACTTTCCGAACAAGAATGCGCTGATCGCCGCTCTGCATAATCGTCACGATATGCAGATGCTGGATGTCATCGATGACGTTCTGAACAGCAATC of Achromobacter seleniivolatilans contains these proteins:
- the ribB gene encoding 3,4-dihydroxy-2-butanone-4-phosphate synthase, which gives rise to MSNLNTQQSLPSLASQPFAARLQRALHHLRLGRPVILMDDFDRENEADLIVAADKLTVPVMAQLIRDGSGIVCLCLPGETLDRLELPPMVQRNQSRFATAFTVSIEAREGVSTGVSAVDRVTTIRAAISPSAQSEDIVSPGHVFPLRAQAGGVLTRRGHTEGSVDLATLAGLRPAGVLCELMNADGTMMRGASLERYAAEHGLVALTIAELADHLQKLKDGQAEEIDDEVLEMAATV